In Rosa chinensis cultivar Old Blush chromosome 1, RchiOBHm-V2, whole genome shotgun sequence, a genomic segment contains:
- the LOC121051109 gene encoding uncharacterized protein LOC121051109 isoform X2: MSRNYFSSWRDGFTRTSQCSAVGNYYEEQFGKFERSGLKPRCPDHRATPHFQAWWSTFIMKNLGKDLAGTQRAALQGLPNLPGPKEGNGKKKAPDGKLKSTKGSSKQGQTSKKRGSTLGYTWNAKKTKKSSDVLENSVTNPTDTMVSEDIFFEANMDDGHDALAENQNTSEIEDMAETGDASIHSADSADSEGYSEEAQSESGDQERDGRIDHSLPPLENSMIEIDMDNLGESQLHNTSSIGQQLAISNNFSKDVENTDARGRETLLIHQTLVQDHTAGDLGLDLLQFLNTLDNTTSPEEEKLETAETKKALETVIQFLGCDVRTVTEASFLSFKEAVEVLISAKHFSQVEAYEVHARLAVVNFSLSPCLEAQKEFEAGEKLKSEYDDIRQSTDLGQLQKLKTSLDEGRQKVLDLRKQLAEAEKQVKVTSAAIRTIVPQQDLTKYSLILSSVKSYNKKRGILKRKVDQGMQDLEDVKEALRSLLPTD, encoded by the exons ATGTCAAGAAACTACTTCTCGTCATGGAGAGATGGGTTCACACGAACTTCTCAGTGTTCGGCCGTTGGTAACTACTATGAAGAGCAATTTGGCAAGTTTGAGAGGTCCGGCCTAAAGCCTCGTTGTCCTGATCATAGAGCCACCCCACACTTCCAAGCTTGGTGGTCGACTTTTATCATGAAAAATCTTGGAAAGGACTTGGCTGGGACCCAACGTGCTGCTTTACAAGGACTTCCGAACTTGCCAGGGCCCAAGGAAG GTAATGGTAAGAAGAAAGCACCGGATGGCAAGTTAAAATCAACCAAAGGATCCTCTAAACAAG GACAAACATCGAAGAAACGTGGCTCAACATTGGGGTATACTTGGAACgccaagaaaacaaagaaatcatCGGATGTGTTGGAGAATTCGGTCACAAACCCGACGGACACTATGGTTAGTGAGGACATATTTTTCGAGGCTAATATGGATGATGGCCATGATGCTTTGGCTGAAAACCAAAATACGTCTGAAATTGAGGATATGGCCGAAACTGGTGACGCCTCGATCCATAGCGCGGACTCGGCTGATAGCGAAGGTTATTCGGAAGAAGCTCAATCAGAAAGCGGCGACCAAGAG AGAGATGGCCGCATTGATCATTCTTTGCCCCCACTTGAAAACTCCATGATTGAGATTGACATGGAC AACTTGGGTGAGAGCCAACTTCACAACACGTCGAGCATCGGCCAACAGCTTGCCATATCAAACAACTTTTCCAAGGATGTTGAAAACACAGATGCACGTGGCCGAGAAACACTACTTATCCATCAGACATTGGTTCAG gatcATACAGCGGGTGATCTTGGTTTGGACCTACTTCAATTCCTAAATACTCTAGACAACACCACGAGTCCTGAAGAGGAAAAACTTGAAACAGCCGAAACCAAAAAGGCACTTGAGACGGTCATACAGTTTTTGGGTTGTGATGTGAGAACAGTGACCGAGGCTAGTTTTCTCTCTTTCAAGGAGGCGGTTGAAGTACTTATTTCAGCCAAACATTTCTCTCAGGTAGAGGCTTATGAAGTTCATGCTCGTTTGGCTGTTGTAAATTTTAGTCTCTCTCCTTGTCTAGAAGCCCAAAAAGAGTTTGAAGCAGGCGAGAAGTTGAAAAGTGAGTACGATGACATTCGCCAATCTACTGATCTTGGCCAACTCCAGAAGTTGAAGACTTCTTTGGACGAAGGAAGGCAAAAAGTGCTTGATCTGAGGAAGCAGTTGGCCGAAGCTGAAAAGCAAGTCAAAGTCACTTCGGCCGCCATCCGAACCATTGTTCCCCAACAAGATCTCACCAAGTATAGCTTGATTCTGTCATCGGTCAAGTCGTATAACAAGAAGAGGGGCATCTTGAAACGAAAGGTCGACCAAGGTATGCAAGACTTAGAAGATGTTAAAGAAGCTCTTCGGTCACTCTTGCCCACTGATTAG
- the LOC121051109 gene encoding uncharacterized protein LOC121051109 isoform X1: MADDASELEAGSEGSDILTKNSAEFATKFKKAFDASKDTLQNSVVCQLAKNKEPLGMCTLGPHYYAGMPLVMKEVLEGSLVDTSCLAYGASWSTWSSEFKLPRVWPKLTPKWSKWVPRMEHFFAQKWKDYGIYDSIKMTEQEIHMDRPLLEPSLCFWSSATNTINLPLGPMTPTLLDMAAIFGFRPNGEAVCATAKFPSSFHASLKPKAIKNDKKAKDDAEAKAKQLLNYSTFYATHAVDEAVSETRRQPPKQHEHAAFLLYWLCNGKKKAPDGKLKSTKGSSKQGQTSKKRGSTLGYTWNAKKTKKSSDVLENSVTNPTDTMVSEDIFFEANMDDGHDALAENQNTSEIEDMAETGDASIHSADSADSEGYSEEAQSESGDQERDGRIDHSLPPLENSMIEIDMDNLGESQLHNTSSIGQQLAISNNFSKDVENTDARGRETLLIHQTLVQDHTAGDLGLDLLQFLNTLDNTTSPEEEKLETAETKKALETVIQFLGCDVRTVTEASFLSFKEAVEVLISAKHFSQVEAYEVHARLAVVNFSLSPCLEAQKEFEAGEKLKSEYDDIRQSTDLGQLQKLKTSLDEGRQKVLDLRKQLAEAEKQVKVTSAAIRTIVPQQDLTKYSLILSSVKSYNKKRGILKRKVDQGMQDLEDVKEALRSLLPTD, from the exons ATGGCCGACGATGCTTCGGAACTCGAGGCCGGGTCGGAAGGCAGCGACATACTAACCAAAAATTCGGCCGAGTTTGCCACAAAGTTTAAGAAGGCTTTTGATGCTTCCAAAGACACACTTCAAAATTCCGTGGTTTGTCAGCTGGCGAAAAACAAAGAACCGCTGGGAATGTGCACACTGGGGCCGCATTACTACGCGGGCATGCCGCTGGTCATGAAGGAGGTACTAGAGGGTTCGTTAGTTGACACGTCATGTCTTGCTTATGGGGCTAGTTGGTCCACCTGGAGTTCTGAATTCAAACTTCCGCGGGTTTGGCCGAAACTGACCCCTAAGTGGAGCAAATGGGTGCCAAGGATGGAGCATTTCTTTGCTCAAAAATGGAAGGACTATGGAATATATGATAGTATAAAGATGACGGAGCAAGAGATTCATATGGATCGGCCCCTTCTTGAACCGAGCTTATGCTTCTGGTCGTCCGCCACCAACACTATCAACTTGCCTCTTGGTCCCATGACCCCTACTTTGTTAGACATGGCCGCAATATTTGGGTTTCGGCCGAATGGCGAGGCGGTTTGTGCTACAGCCAAATTCCCTAGTTCCTTCCATGCTAGTCTGAAACCTAAAGCGATAAAGAATGACAAGAAGGCTAAAGATGACGCAGAAGCTAAGGCAAAGCAATTACTCAACTATAGCACCTTTTATGCCACACATGCAGTTGATGAAGCAGTTTCGGAAACTAGGAGGCAACCTCCAAAACAGCACGAGCATGCCGCCTTCCTTCTCTATTGGCTTT GTAATGGTAAGAAGAAAGCACCGGATGGCAAGTTAAAATCAACCAAAGGATCCTCTAAACAAG GACAAACATCGAAGAAACGTGGCTCAACATTGGGGTATACTTGGAACgccaagaaaacaaagaaatcatCGGATGTGTTGGAGAATTCGGTCACAAACCCGACGGACACTATGGTTAGTGAGGACATATTTTTCGAGGCTAATATGGATGATGGCCATGATGCTTTGGCTGAAAACCAAAATACGTCTGAAATTGAGGATATGGCCGAAACTGGTGACGCCTCGATCCATAGCGCGGACTCGGCTGATAGCGAAGGTTATTCGGAAGAAGCTCAATCAGAAAGCGGCGACCAAGAG AGAGATGGCCGCATTGATCATTCTTTGCCCCCACTTGAAAACTCCATGATTGAGATTGACATGGAC AACTTGGGTGAGAGCCAACTTCACAACACGTCGAGCATCGGCCAACAGCTTGCCATATCAAACAACTTTTCCAAGGATGTTGAAAACACAGATGCACGTGGCCGAGAAACACTACTTATCCATCAGACATTGGTTCAG gatcATACAGCGGGTGATCTTGGTTTGGACCTACTTCAATTCCTAAATACTCTAGACAACACCACGAGTCCTGAAGAGGAAAAACTTGAAACAGCCGAAACCAAAAAGGCACTTGAGACGGTCATACAGTTTTTGGGTTGTGATGTGAGAACAGTGACCGAGGCTAGTTTTCTCTCTTTCAAGGAGGCGGTTGAAGTACTTATTTCAGCCAAACATTTCTCTCAGGTAGAGGCTTATGAAGTTCATGCTCGTTTGGCTGTTGTAAATTTTAGTCTCTCTCCTTGTCTAGAAGCCCAAAAAGAGTTTGAAGCAGGCGAGAAGTTGAAAAGTGAGTACGATGACATTCGCCAATCTACTGATCTTGGCCAACTCCAGAAGTTGAAGACTTCTTTGGACGAAGGAAGGCAAAAAGTGCTTGATCTGAGGAAGCAGTTGGCCGAAGCTGAAAAGCAAGTCAAAGTCACTTCGGCCGCCATCCGAACCATTGTTCCCCAACAAGATCTCACCAAGTATAGCTTGATTCTGTCATCGGTCAAGTCGTATAACAAGAAGAGGGGCATCTTGAAACGAAAGGTCGACCAAGGTATGCAAGACTTAGAAGATGTTAAAGAAGCTCTTCGGTCACTCTTGCCCACTGATTAG